A stretch of DNA from Staphylococcus sp. KG4-3:
AGCTACAGCAGTAGATTTATTAGTCATTTTATTAATATTTTTTGCTAGAGCTAATACAAGAAAAGAATACCGAGATATTTATATTGGCCAATATTTAGGTTCATTAGCATTAATTATAATAAGTTTATTTTTAGCATTTGTATTAAACTATGTTCCTGAAAAGTGGATTTTAGGATTATTAGGTTTAATACCAATTTATTTAGGGGTTCGCGTAGCTATTTCTGGTGATTGTGAAGGTGAAGAGAGAGCTAAAAGAGAATTAAATGAAAAGGGCCTAAGTAAGCTTGTTGGTATTGTTGCACTTGTTACCATAGCTAGTTGTGGCGCAGACAATGTTGGTTTATTTGTGCCATACTTTATAACTTTAAATACAGTAGAACTGATAACGACATTAATCATATTTATTATTTTAATTTTGCTATTAGTATTTTCAGCACAACTTTTATCAAAAATCCCAGGTATAGGTGAAGTGATTGAACGATTTAATCGTTGGATTATGGCTGTAATATACATAGGGCTAGGATTATTCATTATAATTGAAAATGAGACAATACAAACTATTTATAATTTAATTATAAATTAAGGAAGTGGAAGAGATGGTTAATGATTATATTTGTGAAGTACAGTATATGCATAAACAAAAAATTGAAAACGCACAAAATTTCATTGAGGAAGCTGCACCTAAGTCGCTATTAAGTATTTTCAGCAAGATTTCTGATGAGACCAAAGTTAAAATTATACTTGGATTACTAAAAGAAAGTGAAATGTGTGTATGTGATATATCAGTATTATTAAATATGAGTATCGCAACTACATCACATCATTTAAGATTATTATATAAAAAAGGGGTACTTGATAAATACAAAGAAGGAAAAATGTCTTATTACTTTATAAAAGATGAACAGATAAAAACATTTTTTATGGATAATTTATAATGTTAGATAACTAAAAAATTAGTAAGTACCATGGATAAGCATAAAGGAGTGTGTCAGCCAACTAATTGTTTTAATAAGTAGGTCGATTCACTCCTTTGTTATACAAGTTAAAAGTATTTATTTAATTTTTCTTTCATCCACAGTATTTGATAATAGCTTTAAATAACGTTGAACATTATCTGACGGTGTATCTTTAGGAAAAGCATGTGTAAACACATGACCCTTAAATGTCTCGACTGTGTAATTAATGTCTATACTACCAATTTCATATTTAATAATTTTCATAATGTCCCCTTAAAATAACTTTTTAAAAATTTAGTTAAGTATATACTTTTAAATAAATCCACTATTTAACTATAAAACTGATATTCCTATAGAAATAGTATGTTTTGTTTAATTGTACTACATATAAACGCTTTTGCAACTATAAAGTGCACTATGTTTATATCTAGAATGATAAGATCTAATTTTTAAAGAGATCTGTTTTGACTGTTTTAATGAACTGTTGTAAATTTATCTAAAAAAAAGATCACAATAATTAGCATTGTGATCTTACATAAGTTATTATTAATTATTTAATTTTTCGATAATGCCACTGATTTTGTCTTTAACGTTTTCAGTTACTTCTTTTGCTTTACTAGAAGCCTTACCTTCTTTTTCTAATACTTTATTATCCATAACATTGCCTGTTGTCTCTTTTATGTTTCCTTTAACTTGTTCAAACCTACTTTCATCTGCC
This window harbors:
- a CDS encoding CadD family cadmium resistance transporter — encoded protein: MLQTIITAIILYTATAVDLLVILLIFFARANTRKEYRDIYIGQYLGSLALIIISLFLAFVLNYVPEKWILGLLGLIPIYLGVRVAISGDCEGEERAKRELNEKGLSKLVGIVALVTIASCGADNVGLFVPYFITLNTVELITTLIIFIILILLLVFSAQLLSKIPGIGEVIERFNRWIMAVIYIGLGLFIIIENETIQTIYNLIIN
- a CDS encoding metalloregulator ArsR/SmtB family transcription factor codes for the protein MVNDYICEVQYMHKQKIENAQNFIEEAAPKSLLSIFSKISDETKVKIILGLLKESEMCVCDISVLLNMSIATTSHHLRLLYKKGVLDKYKEGKMSYYFIKDEQIKTFFMDNL